A genomic window from Silene latifolia isolate original U9 population chromosome Y, ASM4854445v1, whole genome shotgun sequence includes:
- the LOC141627697 gene encoding uncharacterized protein LOC141627697 translates to MLEVANQFSVCRKTITDLWNIAKKQIESGEALNVNSKIKGKKCRQRNVFDAEKFKSIPLSERTTQHSTAEALGVSQSSIARWIADKTIESHTNAIKPQLNDKNKLDRLLFSLAQLHYDEVCKKVKFNDQSNVIHMDEKWFYLTKPSRRFYLAKGEKRPYRSIQSKKFIGKVMFMCAVVRPKYGPNGEVLFDGKIGIWPFIVEIPAKRNSRNRVAGTMETKCIESVNKQNSDPDFTAAANQDGWNIELSCQPPNSPDLNVLDLGFFRAIQSLQQRTNCYKLDKLAIEVNKAFANLEVIELKYVFITLQACLLEVMKRKGGNDYPLPHMHKTKLAAAGMLPEYLTADIHLVNECIAYMNNVGDSSTITPLVDAVNAHVNAFVVAVINDMNEPVGSITEPIGCSNEPTGASVIDLTEQQMQ, encoded by the exons ATGTTAGAGGTGGCAAATCAATTCAGTGTGTGCAGGAAAACCATCACAGATCTTTGGAATATAGCAAAGAAACAGATAGAATCAGGTGAAGCACTGAATGTAAACAGCAAAATCAAAGGCAAGAAATGTCGTCAAAGGAATGTATTTGATGCTGAGAAGTTCAAAAGTATTCCACTGTCAGAAAGGACCACTCAACATAGTACTGCAGAAGCTTTAGGAGTCAGCCAATCATCTATTGCAAGATGGATAGCAGATAAGACAATTGAgtctcacacaaatgcaatcaaaCCACAATTGAATGACAAAAACAAACTAGATAGGTTGCTTTTCTCTCTTGCACAACTACACTATGATGAGGTATGTAAAAAAGTGAAATTCAATGATCAAAGTAATGTTATTCACATGGATGAGAAATGGTTTTATTTAACCAAACCTAGTAGAAGGTTCTACTTAGCTAAAGGAGAAAAGAGACCTTATAGAAGTATTCAGTCAAAAAAATTTATAGGAAAAGTCATGTTTATGTGTGCTGTTGTAAGGCCAAAGTATGGTCCAAATGGTGAAGTTCTTTTTGATGGTAAGATAGGCATATGGCCATTCATTGTTGAAATACCAGCAAAAAGAAATTCAAGAAACAGAGTTGCAGGCACAATGGAAACTAAGTGCATTGAATCTGTTAACAAACAA AACTCAGACCCAGATTTCACAGCTGCAGCAAACCAAGATGGGTGGAATATTGAGTTAAGTTGTCAACCCCCTAATTCACCAGACTTGAATGTCTTGGATTTGGGGTTTTTCAGAGCAATACAATCACTTCAGCAAAGAACAAATTGTTACAAGTTAGATAAACTTGCTATTGAAGTTAATAAGGCATTTGCAAACCTAGAGGTTATTGAACTTAAGTATGTGTTCATAACACTACAGGCATGCTTGTTAGAGGTCATGAAAAGGAAAGGAGGTAATGATTACCCACTACCACACATGCACAAGACCAAACTAGCAGCTGCAGGCATGCTGCCTGAGTATTTAACTGCTGACATTCATTTGGTAAATGAATGTATAGCGTACATGAACAATGTAGGAGATAGTTCTACCATAACTCCTTTAGTTGATGCAGTGAATGCACATGTTAATGCTTTTGTTGTAGCTGTTATTAATGATATGAATGAGCCTGTTGGCAGCATTACTGAACCAATTGGGTGCAGTAATGAACCAACAGGTGCATCAGTTATTGACCTTACAGAACAGCAGATGCAGTAA